The Malus domestica chromosome 10, GDT2T_hap1 genome contains a region encoding:
- the LOC114819105 gene encoding serine/threonine-protein kinase SRK2E-like isoform X2, whose translation MNRSVLTVGPAMDMPIMHDSDRYELVRDIGSGNFGVARLMRDKQTGELVAVKYIERGEKIDENVQREIINHRSLRHPNIVRFKEVILTPTHLAIVMEYASGGELFERICNAGRFSEDEARFFFQQLISGVSYCHAMQVCHRDLKLENTLLDGSPAPRLKICDFGYSKIADVWSCGVTLYVMLVGAYPFEDPGEPKNFRKTIHRITNVQYSIPDYVHISPECRHLISRIFVAEPEKRITIPEIRNHEWFLKNLPADLMVENTMNNQFEEPDQPMQSLDEIMQIIAEATIPAAGANGLNQYLAGSLDIDNMEEDLESDPDIDIDSSGEIVYAI comes from the exons ATGAATCGGTCTGTGCTCACAGTTGGGCCAGCCATGGACATGCCGATCATGCACGATAGCGATCGGTACGAGCTGGTTCGGGATATTGGGTCGGGAAATTTCGGGGTTGCACGGCTTATGAGGGACAAGCAGACTGGTGAGCTTGTTGCTGTGAAATACATAGAGAGAGGTGAGAAG ATAGATGAAAATGTACAAAGAGAAATTATAAACCACAGGTCGTTGAGGCATCCGAACATTGTCCGGTTCAAAGAG GTAATATTAACACCGACTCATCTAGCTATTGTGATGGAATATGCATCTGGGGGAGAGCTCTTTGAGCGGATATGCAACGCTGGGCGTTTCAGTGAGGATGAG GCGCGTTTCTTCTTCCAGCAACTTATATCAGGAGTCAGTTACTGTCATGCAATG CAAGTGTGCCACCGGGACTTGAAGTTGGAGAACACATTGTTAGATGGAAGTCCAGCTCCTCGTTTAAAAATATGTGACTTTGGCTACTCAAAG ATTGCAGATGTATGGTCTTGTGGGGTGACCTTATACGTCATGTTGGTGGGTGCATACCCATTTGAAGATCCTGGGGAGCCTAAAAACTTCCGCAAGACAATACAT CGGATAACAAATGTCCAGTACTCTATTCCTGACTATGTTCATATATCTCCAGAGTGCCGCCATCTAATATCAAGGATTTTCGTAGCTGAGCCCGAGAAG AGGATAACCATCCCTGAGATTAGGAACCACGAATGGTTTCTAAAGAACCTTCCGGCAGATCTAATGGTTGAAAACACCATGAACAACCAGTTTGAAGAGCCGGATCAACCCATGCAAAGCCTTGATGAGATTATGCAGATAATTGCCGAGGCTACAATACCTGCGGCCGGGGCCAACGGTCTCAACCAGTATCTTGCTGGCAGCCTGGACATAGATAACATGGAGGAGGACCTCGAGTCTGATCCCGACATTGACATCGACAGCAGCGGAGAGATAGTCTATGCAATTTAA
- the LOC114819105 gene encoding serine/threonine-protein kinase SRK2E-like isoform X1: MNRSVLTVGPAMDMPIMHDSDRYELVRDIGSGNFGVARLMRDKQTGELVAVKYIERGEKIDENVQREIINHRSLRHPNIVRFKEVILTPTHLAIVMEYASGGELFERICNAGRFSEDEARFFFQQLISGVSYCHAMQVCHRDLKLENTLLDGSPAPRLKICDFGYSKSSVLHSQPKSTVGTPAYIAPEVLLKKEYDGKIADVWSCGVTLYVMLVGAYPFEDPGEPKNFRKTIHRITNVQYSIPDYVHISPECRHLISRIFVAEPEKRITIPEIRNHEWFLKNLPADLMVENTMNNQFEEPDQPMQSLDEIMQIIAEATIPAAGANGLNQYLAGSLDIDNMEEDLESDPDIDIDSSGEIVYAI; this comes from the exons ATGAATCGGTCTGTGCTCACAGTTGGGCCAGCCATGGACATGCCGATCATGCACGATAGCGATCGGTACGAGCTGGTTCGGGATATTGGGTCGGGAAATTTCGGGGTTGCACGGCTTATGAGGGACAAGCAGACTGGTGAGCTTGTTGCTGTGAAATACATAGAGAGAGGTGAGAAG ATAGATGAAAATGTACAAAGAGAAATTATAAACCACAGGTCGTTGAGGCATCCGAACATTGTCCGGTTCAAAGAG GTAATATTAACACCGACTCATCTAGCTATTGTGATGGAATATGCATCTGGGGGAGAGCTCTTTGAGCGGATATGCAACGCTGGGCGTTTCAGTGAGGATGAG GCGCGTTTCTTCTTCCAGCAACTTATATCAGGAGTCAGTTACTGTCATGCAATG CAAGTGTGCCACCGGGACTTGAAGTTGGAGAACACATTGTTAGATGGAAGTCCAGCTCCTCGTTTAAAAATATGTGACTTTGGCTACTCAAAG TCCTCTGTGCTGCATTCACAACCAAAATCGACCGTTGGCACCCCTGCATATATTGCACCTGAGGTGTTACTCAAGAAAGAATATGATGGAAAG ATTGCAGATGTATGGTCTTGTGGGGTGACCTTATACGTCATGTTGGTGGGTGCATACCCATTTGAAGATCCTGGGGAGCCTAAAAACTTCCGCAAGACAATACAT CGGATAACAAATGTCCAGTACTCTATTCCTGACTATGTTCATATATCTCCAGAGTGCCGCCATCTAATATCAAGGATTTTCGTAGCTGAGCCCGAGAAG AGGATAACCATCCCTGAGATTAGGAACCACGAATGGTTTCTAAAGAACCTTCCGGCAGATCTAATGGTTGAAAACACCATGAACAACCAGTTTGAAGAGCCGGATCAACCCATGCAAAGCCTTGATGAGATTATGCAGATAATTGCCGAGGCTACAATACCTGCGGCCGGGGCCAACGGTCTCAACCAGTATCTTGCTGGCAGCCTGGACATAGATAACATGGAGGAGGACCTCGAGTCTGATCCCGACATTGACATCGACAGCAGCGGAGAGATAGTCTATGCAATTTAA